In the genome of Halalkalicoccus subterraneus, one region contains:
- a CDS encoding methyltransferase domain-containing protein — protein MYLLELAGEGDAFARCEARSAATGVARLAPGLASARGIDPRRIRTLAYTHRASELIGTCECEVDAARLLLELAGIEREGSVRVRARRVRGADVDTQRVERELGSVLVERGFSVDLEDPDHELRAVFSDSTEQGSAERSSGTQSGTPRDGICTLGWLAAASRRDFAARAPTEKPFFQPGSMDPLLARAIANVAGAAQGKTILDPMCGTGGVLVEAGLAGAQVIGADTQWKMTRGARENLAHYGITFNLFRGDATRIPLREGSVDGIVFDAPYGRQSKIEGELKPLVEGALAEAHRIAPRAVVVADRPWSDAVEAAGWTVEDRFERRVHGSLTRYISVLG, from the coding sequence GTGTACCTGCTGGAGCTGGCCGGCGAGGGCGACGCCTTCGCACGTTGTGAAGCCCGTAGTGCCGCAACCGGCGTCGCGCGGCTCGCCCCCGGGCTGGCCAGCGCCCGCGGGATCGATCCCCGTCGCATCCGAACGCTCGCGTACACCCACCGGGCGAGCGAGCTGATCGGGACCTGTGAATGCGAAGTCGACGCGGCGCGACTCCTGCTCGAACTCGCGGGGATCGAGCGCGAAGGGTCGGTTCGCGTGCGCGCCCGCCGGGTGCGCGGGGCCGACGTCGACACCCAGCGGGTCGAGCGCGAACTCGGATCGGTCCTCGTCGAGCGAGGCTTTTCAGTGGATCTCGAGGACCCGGATCACGAGCTTCGAGCCGTCTTCTCCGATAGTACGGAACAGGGCTCCGCGGAGCGTTCGAGCGGTACCCAGTCCGGGACACCGAGAGACGGGATCTGCACGCTGGGCTGGCTTGCGGCCGCGAGCCGGCGGGATTTCGCCGCGCGCGCGCCCACCGAGAAACCGTTCTTCCAGCCCGGCAGCATGGACCCCCTTCTCGCACGAGCGATCGCGAACGTCGCGGGTGCCGCTCAGGGGAAAACGATCCTCGATCCCATGTGCGGGACGGGGGGCGTGCTCGTCGAGGCGGGACTGGCCGGCGCGCAGGTCATCGGGGCGGACACCCAATGGAAGATGACCCGCGGTGCACGCGAGAACCTCGCACACTACGGCATCACGTTCAACCTGTTTCGCGGCGATGCCACCCGGATCCCGCTTCGCGAGGGGAGCGTCGATGGCATCGTCTTCGATGCGCCCTACGGCCGCCAGTCGAAGATCGAGGGCGAACTGAAACCGCTCGTCGAAGGGGCGCTCGCCGAAGCCCACCGGATCGCCCCCCGTGCCGTCGTCGTCGCCGACCGTCCCTGGAGCGACGCCGTCGAGGCGGCCGGCTGGACGGTCGAAGACCGTTTCGAGCGCCGGGTCCACGGGTCGCTGACGCGCTATATCTCCGTGCTCGGTTAG
- a CDS encoding CPBP family intramembrane glutamic endopeptidase — MSLQSLVWNAEEGRARTPLRIVAGVVVLVIVTAVLTIPPLIVLSILDVALLAGAGVGVGSALVSTGLSGIGTVVGVWLAGRYVDRRRFADFGLGLDREWWIDCGFGLALGALLMSGIFLLELGAGWIEVRALFAGEALLWVVVGSVVLFLIVGVYEELLLRGYLLTNLAEGSRGSLGVAGAIALATVVSSVVFGALHASNPNATLVSALAISFAGVMLALGYLLTGELAIPIGLHITWNLFQGTVYGFPVSGMDFGASVVDIEQGGPAVATGGSFGPEAGLLGFGAMVAGCLLTVAWVRWRYGTVGIDEDVAIPDLR, encoded by the coding sequence ATGAGCTTACAATCACTCGTCTGGAACGCCGAAGAGGGACGTGCGAGAACACCACTCAGAATCGTCGCCGGCGTCGTCGTCCTCGTGATCGTGACGGCGGTACTGACGATCCCGCCGCTGATCGTTCTCTCGATACTCGATGTCGCCCTGCTCGCGGGCGCCGGTGTCGGCGTCGGATCCGCCTTGGTCTCGACCGGCCTCAGCGGGATCGGGACCGTCGTCGGCGTCTGGCTCGCCGGCCGGTACGTCGATCGGCGACGCTTCGCCGACTTCGGACTGGGGCTCGACCGCGAGTGGTGGATCGACTGCGGGTTCGGGTTGGCGCTGGGCGCGCTACTGATGAGCGGGATATTCCTCCTCGAACTCGGGGCGGGCTGGATCGAAGTCCGAGCACTGTTCGCGGGCGAGGCGTTGCTGTGGGTGGTCGTGGGGAGCGTCGTCCTCTTTCTGATCGTGGGGGTCTACGAGGAACTGCTCCTGCGGGGCTACCTGTTGACGAACCTCGCCGAAGGTTCGCGGGGATCCCTCGGGGTCGCTGGCGCGATCGCCCTCGCAACGGTCGTTTCCTCGGTGGTCTTCGGCGCGCTGCACGCGAGCAACCCGAACGCCACCCTCGTGAGCGCACTCGCGATCTCGTTTGCGGGCGTGATGTTGGCGCTTGGCTACCTGCTCACCGGCGAGCTTGCGATCCCGATCGGCCTGCACATCACCTGGAACCTCTTTCAGGGAACCGTGTATGGATTTCCGGTCAGCGGCATGGACTTCGGCGCGAGCGTCGTCGATATCGAACAGGGCGGTCCCGCGGTGGCGACCGGCGGTTCGTTCGGGCCGGAGGCCGGGCTGCTCGGGTTCGGGGCGATGGTCGCCGGCTGTCTGCTGACGGTTGCGTGGGTGCGCTGGCGCTACGGGACGGTCGGAATCGACGAGGACGTCGCGATCCCCGACCTTCGATAG
- a CDS encoding DUF7473 family protein: MVLGALFTLATTFLVIGLGFCLTLHIAARYALGDVPVRNALAGLVPAVVVFSLTLAGRPLPAAAIAIIAEVIVVKSVYDVSYPRSGFITLVHFTVSFLLGFALQNLLALLGTAPT; the protein is encoded by the coding sequence ATGGTCCTCGGCGCCCTCTTCACCCTCGCGACGACCTTTCTGGTGATCGGGCTCGGGTTCTGCCTGACGCTTCACATCGCCGCCCGGTACGCGCTGGGTGACGTACCGGTGAGAAACGCGCTCGCGGGGTTGGTTCCCGCAGTGGTCGTGTTCTCGCTGACGCTTGCCGGCCGGCCGCTTCCAGCGGCGGCGATCGCGATCATCGCCGAGGTGATCGTGGTCAAGTCGGTCTACGACGTTTCGTACCCCCGCTCGGGATTCATCACTCTAGTTCACTTCACGGTGAGCTTCCTGCTCGGATTCGCCCTGCAGAACCTCCTCGCGCTGCTCGGAACCGCACCGACATGA
- a CDS encoding TrmB family transcriptional regulator: MASLRDLGLSEYEARVYRSLLHMGSTTAKELSRASDVPMGRIYDVLNSIEGHNLIRSQTASRPKKYVAVEPDTALERLLEDKRREARETLGRYEEIVETLSEELETAEPIEEQFWTAAVGDTETLELLLERLSAADESIVMVVANRSPQFDFDEIGDVVTERLEAAVDRGVDVSVLMTPDVVETLPESVGERYRARLSEYPSFSVRTTEGLDGTFNLVDGVEVVLQVSNPLRPGEVFSVIDLKDPAFAAEIHEEFAPRWEAADPLSF, from the coding sequence ATGGCTAGTCTCAGGGACCTCGGTCTCTCGGAGTACGAGGCGCGTGTCTACCGGTCGCTGTTACATATGGGATCGACAACGGCAAAAGAGTTGTCGCGTGCCAGCGACGTCCCCATGGGGAGGATCTACGACGTGCTGAACAGCATCGAGGGCCACAACCTGATCCGGAGCCAGACGGCGAGCCGACCCAAGAAGTACGTGGCGGTCGAGCCCGATACCGCCCTCGAACGCTTGCTGGAGGACAAGCGCCGCGAGGCCCGTGAGACCCTCGGGCGCTACGAAGAGATCGTCGAAACGCTGAGCGAGGAACTGGAAACCGCAGAGCCCATCGAGGAGCAGTTCTGGACCGCGGCCGTCGGCGACACGGAGACCCTCGAACTCCTGCTCGAACGGCTTTCGGCCGCCGACGAGAGCATCGTCATGGTGGTCGCGAACCGCTCGCCGCAGTTTGATTTCGACGAGATAGGTGACGTAGTGACCGAGCGCCTCGAAGCCGCCGTCGACCGGGGCGTCGACGTCTCGGTGCTGATGACGCCGGACGTCGTCGAGACGCTTCCCGAAAGCGTCGGCGAGCGCTACCGGGCTCGACTCTCGGAGTACCCCTCGTTCTCGGTGCGCACGACCGAGGGGCTCGACGGGACGTTCAACCTCGTCGACGGCGTCGAAGTGGTTCTACAGGTATCGAACCCCCTTCGACCGGGCGAGGTGTTCTCGGTTATCGACCTGAAGGACCCCGCCTTCGCCGCCGAGATCCACGAGGAATTCGCCCCGCGCTGGGAGGCCGCCGATCCCCTGTCGTTTTGA
- a CDS encoding short-chain fatty acid transporter, with translation MSGRIRNSISNSFTALGAGASRVVQRYLPDAFIFAVLLTFVTMGLAVWLTPSGPAEVTAQWGEGFWYVITFSMQASLALLTGWALADSPPVKRVLGRLATIPSSQRQAILVTAVVGQLVGLFHWGMVLVVGGIFAREVGIAMDRKSVEIHYPLLVATAYAGLLPWHQGLSGASYLLSATPGHFLEDSIGVIPVSATMFTTANLVVIGAIVLVTLVLMPLMAPDKDLMTIPAEKLRSADADIATDGGQAVDPHREGTSALKDALVDSKLLCVGTGLLMWVYLGYLFATSPFTEVININLFISAMLALGFVFHMSFRSYYEVLREAIEGASQVIIQFQFYGGIMGIMAASGLAELIASTAANYATETTWYLLVFLSAGTVNFFVPSGGGQWTVTGELLVNATQNIPGTDVETMMIAFAMGDQWTNMIQPFWAIPVLGIAGLSIRDMMGYVAVLFVFSGIVFGIGTLLMGFGVL, from the coding sequence ATGAGTGGACGTATCCGTAACTCGATAAGTAACTCCTTTACCGCGTTGGGTGCCGGTGCCAGCCGGGTGGTCCAGCGATACCTGCCCGACGCGTTCATTTTCGCGGTGCTTCTGACGTTCGTGACGATGGGGCTGGCCGTCTGGCTGACGCCAAGCGGCCCCGCCGAGGTCACGGCCCAATGGGGCGAGGGGTTCTGGTACGTCATCACGTTCTCGATGCAGGCCTCGCTCGCGCTGCTGACCGGCTGGGCGCTTGCCGACTCGCCGCCGGTCAAGCGGGTATTGGGTCGACTCGCGACGATCCCGAGCTCGCAACGCCAGGCGATTCTGGTGACGGCGGTCGTCGGCCAGCTGGTCGGGCTGTTCCACTGGGGGATGGTCCTGGTCGTGGGTGGGATCTTCGCCCGCGAGGTGGGGATCGCGATGGACCGCAAGAGCGTCGAGATCCACTACCCCCTGCTGGTGGCGACCGCCTACGCCGGCCTACTGCCGTGGCATCAGGGGCTTTCGGGGGCCTCGTATCTGTTGAGTGCGACACCGGGGCACTTCCTTGAGGACTCGATCGGGGTGATCCCGGTCTCAGCGACCATGTTCACGACCGCGAACCTCGTGGTCATCGGCGCGATCGTCCTGGTGACGCTCGTGCTCATGCCACTGATGGCGCCCGACAAGGATCTGATGACCATTCCGGCGGAGAAGCTACGCTCTGCCGACGCCGACATCGCGACCGACGGTGGACAAGCGGTCGATCCACACCGGGAGGGGACGTCGGCACTCAAGGACGCGCTCGTCGACAGCAAGCTCCTCTGTGTGGGGACCGGGCTGTTGATGTGGGTGTATCTCGGCTACCTGTTTGCGACCTCGCCGTTTACCGAGGTCATCAACATCAATCTCTTCATCTCCGCGATGCTCGCGCTCGGGTTCGTCTTTCACATGTCCTTTCGGAGCTACTACGAGGTCCTGCGCGAGGCCATCGAGGGGGCCAGCCAGGTGATCATTCAGTTCCAGTTCTACGGCGGAATCATGGGGATCATGGCCGCGTCGGGGCTGGCCGAGCTGATCGCCTCGACCGCTGCCAACTACGCCACCGAGACGACGTGGTATCTGCTCGTCTTTCTCTCGGCGGGCACCGTCAACTTCTTCGTCCCCTCCGGAGGCGGACAGTGGACCGTCACCGGCGAACTGCTGGTGAACGCGACCCAGAACATCCCCGGAACCGACGTCGAGACGATGATGATCGCGTTCGCGATGGGCGATCAGTGGACCAACATGATCCAGCCGTTCTGGGCGATACCGGTCCTTGGGATCGCCGGCCTCTCGATCAGGGACATGATGGGGTACGTGGCCGTGCTGTTCGTCTTCAGTGGAATCGTCTTCGGGATCGGAACGCTGCTGATGGGATTCGGAGTCCTCTGA
- a CDS encoding AAA family ATPase — protein MDAPLWTETNAPTLAELPQEGIREYLTRASEEPINLALYGPKGAGKTAAVRALAREAHDSENDLVEINVADFFSMTKKELSEDPRFSPFITPKRRRGTSKAGLINHVLKESASYPPVSGDYKTILLDNAEAIREDFQQALRRVMEQHHEAAQFVITTRQPSALIAPIVSRCFPVPVRAPTTDETVGILERIAEREGIEYDAEGIEYVASYADGDLRKAVLGAQTVAEADEEITMEAAYEALGEVGIDDRVEDMLVNAEKGEFIDARKLLDELLIDEGYDGGEVLADVLSVSRSRYGGDELVDIHRRAGEIDMDLTEGTSDRIQLGQLLAELGAERSTV, from the coding sequence ATGGACGCGCCGCTGTGGACCGAAACGAACGCCCCGACGCTCGCGGAGCTTCCACAAGAGGGAATCAGGGAGTACCTCACGCGGGCGAGCGAGGAGCCCATCAACCTCGCGCTCTACGGCCCAAAGGGTGCCGGCAAGACCGCCGCCGTCCGGGCGCTCGCGCGTGAAGCCCACGACTCGGAGAACGATCTGGTCGAGATCAACGTCGCCGACTTCTTCTCGATGACGAAAAAGGAACTCTCCGAGGATCCCCGATTTTCCCCGTTTATCACGCCCAAACGCCGCCGCGGGACCTCGAAGGCCGGCCTGATCAACCACGTCCTGAAGGAGTCGGCGAGCTACCCGCCCGTCTCGGGCGATTACAAGACGATCCTGCTCGACAACGCAGAAGCGATCCGCGAGGATTTCCAGCAGGCACTGAGGAGGGTGATGGAACAGCACCACGAGGCCGCCCAGTTCGTCATCACGACTCGCCAGCCCTCGGCGCTGATCGCGCCCATCGTCTCGCGGTGTTTCCCCGTCCCCGTACGCGCGCCGACGACCGACGAAACCGTCGGAATACTCGAACGGATCGCCGAGCGAGAGGGTATCGAGTACGACGCCGAGGGCATCGAGTACGTCGCGAGCTACGCCGATGGTGACCTCCGGAAAGCCGTGTTGGGCGCCCAGACCGTCGCGGAGGCCGACGAGGAGATCACGATGGAGGCGGCCTACGAGGCGCTCGGCGAGGTCGGAATCGACGACCGGGTCGAGGACATGCTCGTCAACGCCGAAAAGGGCGAGTTCATCGATGCCCGAAAACTCCTCGACGAACTCCTGATCGACGAGGGTTACGACGGTGGCGAGGTCCTGGCGGACGTCCTGAGCGTCTCGCGCTCCCGGTACGGCGGGGACGAGCTCGTCGACATCCACCGACGCGCGGGCGAGATCGACATGGACCTGACCGAGGGCACCAGCGACCGGATCCAGCTCGGACAGTTACTCGCGGAGCTTGGCGCCGAGCGCTCGACCGTTTGA
- a CDS encoding DUF255 domain-containing protein, whose translation MNDSAGSIDWFSWEEGLASARERDVPALLFLSATWCVECTEMEETTFENPQIRANLAEFVPIKVDVDRRPRVRDRYNMGGFPSIVFCTPDGKILTGATALGVEGLRSVLERVREVWTDREDPGRIPRSLRETDPPTGALDTGIEGQFAGQLEASFDEQYGGWGEAPKFPLPRTIEFALKRDRQSARRSLDAIRTHLYDDYEGGFFRYAANRDWSDIAHEKLADENAALCRAFANAYLATGEEEYRETAGRTVEYLTTTLWTGEAVAASQAPGPDDSYGAPEDRTDPPVDTTVYAGPNALAVDALLTYYAYTDDAEAKRFSERVLSTLDELIDGGCVAHCADGDHTVLSDQARVLQALTTAREVLGDENALARARAVADHTIGELQVEDGRFQDGQSEGAGLLSHPLYPLDATAELADGLLDLAILTGEDRYRTVAREALAAYAGASDRLGPELAAYGTAVSRLVDGPLVIRVGEPAGSDLHRAALRIADHEAVIVPDVDHKGALASVNGRQAEPASSPAELERAVSELFAAE comes from the coding sequence ATGAACGATTCGGCCGGTTCGATCGACTGGTTTTCGTGGGAAGAGGGGCTCGCGAGCGCCCGCGAGCGGGACGTACCGGCCCTACTCTTCCTCTCGGCGACGTGGTGTGTGGAGTGTACCGAGATGGAGGAGACGACCTTCGAGAACCCCCAGATCCGGGCCAACCTCGCGGAGTTCGTCCCGATCAAGGTCGACGTCGACCGCAGACCGCGCGTTCGTGACCGGTACAACATGGGCGGGTTCCCCTCGATTGTCTTCTGTACCCCCGACGGGAAGATCCTCACCGGTGCGACCGCGCTCGGCGTCGAGGGACTCCGGAGCGTCCTCGAACGCGTTCGGGAGGTCTGGACGGACCGGGAGGATCCGGGCCGGATTCCGCGCTCGCTCCGCGAGACCGACCCGCCGACGGGAGCTCTCGATACGGGGATCGAGGGCCAGTTCGCCGGGCAACTCGAAGCGAGTTTCGACGAGCAGTACGGCGGCTGGGGGGAGGCTCCCAAGTTCCCCCTGCCCCGAACGATCGAGTTCGCGCTGAAACGCGACCGCCAGTCCGCGCGCCGGAGCCTCGACGCGATCCGGACCCATCTCTACGACGATTACGAGGGGGGCTTTTTCAGGTACGCCGCGAACCGCGACTGGAGCGACATCGCCCACGAGAAGCTCGCCGACGAGAACGCGGCGCTGTGCAGGGCCTTCGCGAACGCCTATCTCGCGACCGGCGAGGAAGAGTACAGGGAGACCGCCGGCCGCACTGTCGAATACCTGACAACGACGCTCTGGACCGGCGAAGCCGTCGCCGCGAGCCAGGCACCGGGTCCCGATGATTCGTACGGCGCGCCCGAAGACCGGACCGATCCCCCGGTCGATACGACCGTGTACGCCGGCCCGAACGCGCTCGCAGTCGACGCGCTGTTGACGTACTACGCGTACACCGATGACGCGGAGGCGAAACGGTTCTCGGAGCGAGTTCTCTCGACTCTCGACGAACTGATCGACGGGGGCTGCGTCGCCCACTGTGCCGACGGCGATCACACCGTCCTGAGCGATCAGGCTCGTGTCCTCCAGGCGCTGACGACGGCCCGGGAAGTACTGGGCGACGAGAATGCATTGGCAAGGGCCCGGGCGGTCGCCGACCACACGATCGGGGAACTCCAAGTCGAAGACGGCCGGTTCCAGGACGGACAAAGCGAGGGGGCTGGACTGCTCTCCCATCCGCTCTACCCGCTCGACGCCACCGCCGAACTCGCCGACGGCCTGCTCGATCTCGCGATCCTCACGGGGGAAGACCGATATCGTACGGTCGCCCGCGAGGCGCTCGCGGCGTACGCGGGTGCGAGCGATCGATTGGGCCCGGAACTCGCCGCCTATGGGACGGCCGTCTCGCGACTGGTCGACGGCCCGCTCGTGATTCGGGTGGGTGAACCGGCCGGTTCGGACCTTCATCGGGCTGCCCTGCGGATCGCCGACCACGAGGCCGTGATCGTCCCCGACGTCGACCACAAGGGGGCCCTCGCGAGCGTCAACGGGAGACAAGCGGAGCCGGCGAGCAGTCCCGCCGAACTCGAACGCGCGGTATCGGAGCTCTTCGCGGCCGAGTAG
- a CDS encoding TIGR00366 family protein, which yields MATRHTDADADAGASDETEEFVPFFGRFFPESLALSVVLALIALVVTIPYFAPLDQLELFTTGFYDLFALQMALILFWVLSATVVESPPVGALFDHLAALVPTSQPAIVYATGAIALAFGWINWALGLVGGVLIGRRLCRRAREEGVAVHYPAVLTAGLLSLVLANQGLTSPGALLMADTALAEMTGVFADSTGAIGMTGFVLAPANLVPSLLLIVTLPLVLVGLAPDDEADRRELASGSLLEGSIRSTLDHYTLPTRSEYTAADRLEQSRLISGVAVVIGIGSAGIHFATGGALTLLWLLFCLMILGLLVHTRPMAFRSKTTHATRWANHVAIPFMLYAVVFALLSGAELYEPIGAALGTTELAPLVASFGLGLAIPDPAAVWVIIGPGLVGGGADLLNSLVAVMYGAGLSNLWLGFLFCGILSIRGFDWRLFAKYAAVLSGYVLAVVSAALLVL from the coding sequence ATGGCAACACGACATACAGACGCCGACGCTGACGCCGGCGCGTCCGACGAAACGGAAGAGTTCGTGCCGTTCTTCGGACGCTTCTTCCCCGAATCGCTCGCGCTCTCGGTGGTACTCGCGCTGATCGCGCTCGTCGTCACGATCCCGTATTTCGCCCCGCTCGACCAGCTCGAACTGTTCACGACGGGGTTTTATGACTTATTTGCCCTGCAGATGGCGCTGATCCTCTTTTGGGTGCTCTCGGCGACCGTCGTCGAGTCCCCACCGGTCGGCGCGCTGTTCGATCACCTCGCCGCGCTCGTTCCGACGAGCCAGCCCGCGATCGTCTACGCCACGGGCGCTATCGCGCTCGCGTTCGGCTGGATCAACTGGGCGCTCGGGCTCGTCGGCGGTGTGCTGATCGGCCGGCGACTCTGCCGACGCGCACGCGAGGAGGGCGTCGCGGTCCACTACCCCGCGGTGCTGACGGCCGGCTTGCTCTCGCTTGTCCTCGCCAATCAGGGGCTTACCAGCCCGGGAGCGTTGCTGATGGCCGATACGGCGCTGGCCGAGATGACCGGCGTCTTCGCCGACTCGACGGGAGCGATAGGAATGACCGGGTTCGTCCTCGCGCCGGCGAACCTCGTCCCGAGCCTGCTGCTGATCGTGACCTTGCCGCTGGTGCTGGTCGGTCTCGCGCCAGACGACGAGGCGGACCGCCGAGAACTGGCCAGTGGTTCGCTTCTAGAGGGATCGATCCGCTCAACGCTCGATCACTACACGCTACCGACACGTTCCGAGTACACGGCGGCCGACCGACTCGAACAGTCCCGGCTCATCTCCGGGGTCGCAGTGGTCATCGGGATCGGCTCGGCGGGGATCCACTTCGCGACCGGCGGGGCGCTGACACTCCTGTGGTTGCTGTTCTGTCTGATGATCCTCGGGCTGCTCGTTCACACGCGCCCGATGGCGTTCCGCTCGAAGACCACCCACGCGACCCGGTGGGCCAACCACGTCGCGATTCCCTTTATGCTCTATGCGGTCGTCTTCGCGCTGCTCTCGGGGGCGGAACTCTACGAGCCGATCGGCGCTGCGCTCGGAACAACCGAACTCGCCCCGCTGGTTGCCTCCTTCGGGTTGGGGCTCGCGATCCCCGACCCCGCCGCCGTCTGGGTGATCATCGGTCCCGGGCTGGTCGGCGGTGGGGCCGACCTCCTCAACTCGCTGGTGGCCGTGATGTACGGTGCGGGGCTGTCGAACCTCTGGCTCGGCTTCCTCTTCTGCGGGATCCTCTCGATTCGCGGATTCGACTGGCGGCTGTTCGCCAAATACGCGGCCGTGCTCTCGGGCTACGTTCTTGCCGTCGTGAGTGCGGCGCTGCTCGTCCTCTGA
- a CDS encoding acyl-CoA thioesterase yields the protein MTSLSETLIENRYRVQPNHANNYESLHGGMLMKWMDEVGAMAAMRLAGESCVTAGVTELDFQQPVPIGEIARIEAYAYDTGRTSVRVRIRAWVEDPRTGEASLTTEASFTFVAIDAEGSPVEVPDLTVETDEERERRTAARDAER from the coding sequence ATGACGTCCCTTTCGGAGACACTGATCGAGAACAGGTATCGCGTGCAGCCCAACCACGCGAACAACTACGAGTCGCTCCACGGCGGAATGCTGATGAAGTGGATGGACGAGGTCGGCGCGATGGCGGCGATGCGTTTAGCCGGCGAGTCCTGCGTCACCGCCGGCGTAACCGAACTCGATTTCCAACAGCCCGTCCCGATCGGCGAGATCGCACGGATCGAGGCTTACGCCTACGACACCGGACGGACGAGCGTTCGAGTGCGGATCCGCGCGTGGGTCGAGGATCCCCGAACCGGCGAGGCGTCCCTGACGACGGAGGCCTCCTTTACGTTCGTCGCGATCGACGCTGAGGGGTCCCCCGTCGAGGTGCCCGACCTGACGGTCGAGACCGACGAGGAGCGGGAGCGACGGACGGCCGCACGCGACGCCGAGCGCTAA
- a CDS encoding FxsA family protein produces the protein MWKRLLAVLLIVPLVDAIFLIVVADWLSWPVTVLLVVLTALLGTLFVRAEGRHTVRRFQRALSEGRAPTDELLDGGFLIAAGALLLTPGLVTDAIGFLFVLPPSRYALRGLVKRYVVRPYLEKKTGGFVSGAVYTNGFPDAEDDDTVDIGSDSYDVHEGEGS, from the coding sequence ATGTGGAAGCGCCTGCTGGCGGTGTTGCTGATCGTCCCCCTCGTCGACGCGATCTTCCTGATCGTGGTCGCCGATTGGCTCTCGTGGCCAGTGACGGTGCTGCTCGTCGTGCTGACGGCGCTGTTGGGAACGCTGTTCGTCCGCGCGGAGGGCCGACACACCGTCCGGCGCTTCCAGCGGGCACTCTCCGAGGGCCGGGCGCCGACCGACGAGTTGCTCGACGGCGGCTTTCTGATCGCGGCGGGCGCACTGTTGCTCACGCCCGGACTCGTCACGGACGCCATCGGTTTCCTGTTCGTGCTGCCGCCGAGCCGCTACGCCCTGCGGGGGCTCGTAAAGCGATACGTGGTCCGCCCCTATCTCGAGAAAAAAACGGGCGGGTTCGTCAGCGGGGCCGTCTACACGAACGGTTTTCCCGACGCCGAGGACGACGACACCGTCGACATCGGCTCGGACAGTTACGACGTCCACGAGGGCGAGGGATCGTAG
- a CDS encoding DUF7576 family protein, whose amino-acid sequence MEEPSDTTPNPSNETTREFCEHCGEPLDPMEWVTIDDEPGYESALHFCDEECLEAWRTET is encoded by the coding sequence ATGGAGGAGCCGAGCGATACGACGCCGAACCCGAGCAACGAGACCACGCGGGAGTTCTGCGAGCACTGCGGTGAACCCCTCGACCCGATGGAGTGGGTAACAATAGACGACGAACCGGGCTACGAGTCGGCACTGCATTTCTGTGACGAGGAGTGTCTCGAAGCGTGGCGCACGGAGACGTAG
- a CDS encoding TATA-box-binding protein yields MDPKETINIENVVASTGIGQELDLQSVAMDLEGADYDPEQFPGLVYRTQNPKSAALIFRSGKIVCTGAKSTDDVHESLQIVFDKLRDLEIQVQDDPEIVVQNIVTSADLGVNLNLNAIAIGLGLENIEYEPEQFPGLVYRLDEPKVVALLFGSGKLVITGGKQPVDAEHAVDKIVSRLEELGLLE; encoded by the coding sequence ATGGACCCGAAGGAGACCATCAACATCGAGAACGTGGTCGCATCGACGGGCATCGGGCAGGAGCTCGATCTCCAAAGCGTCGCGATGGACCTCGAAGGTGCGGATTACGACCCCGAGCAGTTCCCCGGGCTGGTCTACCGCACGCAGAACCCCAAATCGGCCGCGCTCATCTTCCGGTCGGGCAAGATCGTCTGTACGGGCGCGAAGTCGACCGACGACGTCCACGAGAGCCTCCAGATAGTCTTCGATAAGCTTCGCGACCTCGAGATCCAAGTCCAGGACGACCCCGAGATCGTCGTCCAGAACATCGTCACCTCGGCGGATCTGGGCGTCAACCTCAACCTGAACGCGATCGCGATCGGACTGGGCCTCGAAAACATCGAGTACGAGCCCGAGCAGTTCCCCGGGCTGGTCTACCGACTCGACGAGCCGAAGGTCGTCGCGCTGCTCTTTGGCTCCGGCAAACTCGTGATTACGGGCGGGAAACAGCCCGTCGACGCCGAACACGCCGTCGACAAGATCGTCTCCCGGCTCGAGGAACTCGGCCTGCTCGAGTAG